In the genome of Dryobates pubescens isolate bDryPub1 chromosome 18, bDryPub1.pri, whole genome shotgun sequence, one region contains:
- the LOC104297020 gene encoding TLR adapter interacting with SLC15A4 on the lysosome has translation MLAEGILTRLIYKEICQQDKPPKSHACRKDQEGVWRQKLVDNAKMKWLAAGHEKQDEISAGSSKVEHRSGPQWRAVKEVPAKDTQMLVKGTVSPALHIPRREHPAEELDMYRSWPCNSIYQNYPDLHIGGDHVGGHTCDSGCVLDHVCEELPSGPLLLSIDIPLGQSPLWKHPEKPSTKSLSADEAEERSMVLCEEPLSNSVLNKYMEAKVSELYKHLFEESLARCGSITNLLTCSWIRNNLNQISLQISQEQHIEASKAREVLLHSLALFSLHSTAKRNSSEFSTPNLQISNPAGGTKSCRMQLMS, from the coding sequence ATGTTAGCAGAAGGCATCTTAACGAGGCTCATATATAAAGAAATCTGTCAGCAAGATAAGCCTCCCAAATCTCATGCATGCAGAAAGGATCAAGAGGGAGTCTGGAGGCAGAAACTTGTAGACAATGCAAAAATGAAATGGCTTGCTGCTGGACATGAGAAGCAGGATGAGATCTCTGCTGGAAGTAGCAAAGTGGAGCACAGGAGCGGTCCCCAGTGGAGAGCCGTGAAAGAGGTACCTGCAAAAGATACCCAAATGCTTGTTAAAGGAACTGTGTCACCAGCCTTACATATCCCCAGAAGAGAACATCCTGCTGAAGAGCTGGACATGTATAGATCCTGGCCCTGCAACAGCATCTATCAAAACTATCCTGACCTACATATTGGGGGAGACCATGTGGGGGGCCACACATGCGATTCCGGTTGCGTTTTGGACCATGTGTGTGAAGAGCTTCCCAGTGGCCCTCTTTTACTGTCCATAGATATTCCTCTAGGCCAGTCCCCTCTGTGGAAGCATCCTGAAAAGCCAAGTACAAAGTCCCTGTCTGCAGATGAAGCTGAAGAAAGGAGCATGGTGCTCTGTGAGGAGCCTCTTTCAAACTCTGTGCTCAACAAGTACATGGAAGCAAAAGTGTCAGAGCTCTATAAACATTTGTTTGAGGAGAGCTTGGCCAGGTGTGGTTCCATTACAAACCTCCTCACTTGCAGTTGGATAAGGAATAACCTGAACCAGATAAGCCTTCAGATATCACAGGAGCAGCACATAGAAGCCTCAAAAGCCAGAGAAGTCCTCTTGCACTCCTTAGCTTTGTTTAgcctgcacagcactgccaaaAGAAATAGCTCCGAATTCAGCACTCCAAACCTGCAAATCTCAAACCCAGCAGGCGGGACAAAGAGCTGCAGGATGCAGCTGATGTCCTGA